TGCACCTTACCAGTAGAGGCAGACCAACAGAATTAATGCCATCATATTAATACATGGCTTTTGTTTTAGATAgtgctttcttttctcttcaatCATCACATAGAACAAATGACAAAACACGAAAGTTAAAATGGGAACAGTACTTGTTTTTCCCAACATGTTAAAgcatgttaaaaatgttaagCAACCTTTTTACCCAATTTAAACGATGGTTATGGATATTATGGATATCTACATGCATATTTTTCAAACACAGCTTTGAAATCACTGAATTCTGTATATGTTTCAGTTTTAAGCTTCATGTGAAATGCCAGTAGCAGTTCACATCACTGTGAGCTTTATCAAATTAATTTTTGAAGAGAATTTTTGGCATTTCTTGGTAAACCTCCTTTTATTTATCACTGTagtcgcaaaaaaaaaaaaaaaaaaaaaaaagacacagttTATGTTATTTTAGTCATATTTATTGTCATTAGTTATAGTTTTATACATTAGTTTTAAGTTTGATTTAGTTATGTTGCCATCAGGATTATTTTAAAGAGAATTGTTTCAATATAAATGCTATTGTTTTGACGTTATTTGTTATGTCCTGTGAATACTTTGCTGAATTCTTGGCCAGGGTTTACTTGAAAGAAGATTTTCATCTCAATGTGATTACCCAGGTTAAATAGcaataaaaatctatattttttcTAGGTCCAGCCCAATCTGTGGATTTTTTACAACCACTATTTGTCCCAGTAAAGTCTGGAGAACGTGTTAGTCTTAACTGCCCATTTGGAGACAATCATAGGACCGAAAGTGTGATTTGGTACAAACAGAGATTTGGAGAGATGCCTCGAAAAGTTGGAGAAAGATTGGCATATAAGAAAGTAAAATTTTCCCCGGAGTTCAAAACATCTGAATTCCAAATGGAGACGACTGACAGTGGCATTTCTCTGATAattctacatataaataaagatcATGGAGGACTTTACTACTGCGTAAAATCATTTAACTTGGAGAATGTTACACTATCCAATGGAACAGTCTTGGCTGTAACAGGTAATTCACTACATCTGAACTGTTTGTACAATACAATCTTCCAGTCAAAGCACTTTGTATTTAAATGACAtcattttaaatactaaatGAATATGTTCCACAGCAATTTAGTCTCTGGACTTAATTGCTGTTCTGGAACGTTTTCTTTGGTGTGTGGTAATAATAGTGATTAAACTGTAATGAAACCgtcagtgtatatacagtatataaccaATGTTAATTCATAGTGAAAGTTTAAATTGGTTAATTTGattaattattttcaaattatttttaagtTAAAAGAATAAATGCCAGAATATGTGGGCATAAACAAATCAGTTTCTATACAGACACCATAGACAAAAGTCAATTTTGGAATTTTGTGTTACACGCTAGCTAAAAGAACtatatattgtatttaaaaaaaaaatcttgtcaTGGGAATGAGTTTCCTGGTTGGCTAGTGTCCGTGAACAGAATATGACCGTACTTGATTTCTATATTACACTGAACAGGTGATGGAGATGTAAAAGTGTCAGTGTTTCAGAGCGGCGTGTCGGACTCGGTTCCTGCAGGAGCGTCAGTGACTCTGCAGTGCTCGGTTCTCTCTGAGAGCAGATCAGCAGAACTCCAAGTGCTCTGGTTCAGAGCTGCTCCACCACAATCCCATCCtcaaatcatttacactcatcACAACAGCAGAAATCAGTGTGAGAGCGGctcttctacacacacctgtgtgtacaaCTTCTCCAAGAACATCCTCAGCCTCAATGATACTGGAACTTACTACTGCGCTGTGGCCGTGTGTGGGAAGATCATTTTTGGAAACGGGACACGAGTACAGTTGGAGAACTTTGGTTGGTGAACAATTTGTGAATATTATTTGGGTTTTATaggttctgaaaaaaaaaaatctatatgtgTTAATGTTGTTATGTAACAtgctatgttttatttttcctttgtgATCATATTACACGTTGATATGCAGACAGTAAGTTAATTATTTCTTGTCTCTCAAAGAAACAGATTTTAATCCTGTCGTGATCTGCCTGGGAGCAGCGTTAGTAATGTGTGGGATTCTGATCTCTGTTCAAGCTGTTTTACTCTGTAAAAGGAAAAACTATCAACAATACACAGGTAACTGTTTAATATGGCAGTGTAAATTAATTTTTAACTATGTCTTGCATTAAAATGACCTCAGCAGTTATTTACaagttaatataaatattagattgttttgatttgtttaaaattCCTTAATGTTAAAATACAATAAGGAAAATATTAGCAGTGTCAGGTCTTCATACATAATGAGTCCGGCTCGTCAAAGAAGAAAATCTCTGTTATATGttctcatatttttatttatttatttatttatttattttaccagaGAGATTTCAGCGTGACGCTGTGATAAACACTGAGAAGATGAACACACAGGTACTTATTCAGTTGTAAAGGAAATGACTCAGGattataatcataatcatgATTTTCATTAGTTATTgggtttttacattttgttagaCATACTCTTCACGATTTGTAATTATTCTCATAAATGTTATAATTCATTGGTTACTGATTGTAGATTGGACAATGCGTATTttcataattcatttaaaatgacatcCTAATTTTGAAAAAGTGCTTTATCAATAAGaaaatttattcatatttgtgatatttagttctgattttatgttcATTTCCACAGGACCATGATGCTGTAGAACTGAATTACGCTGCcttacattttaatgaaaggAAAACTAAAAGAGCAAGAGAACATCGAGGTAGATCTCAAGACAGCGTGTACTCTGAAGTGAAATCTTCCAGCATTACTCactaaaatatactttaatATTATTCTGTTTCCGAAATTgttagtatttatttaaattttttattgatATTCAATACAGAAAGGTGGCTGTGTTGTGCTGTGAggggcatttatttatatttctaacTTGCTGATCACATTTATCaagtgatgaaacatttctatccttaTGGTCATGGTGTCTTTTAGACTCATCTCACAGCGAGACAATTTTGTATTCAAACTGTGTTTAAGATTAATTAGCATCACACTGGTGCCAAGGAGGATCTCATTAAAGCCTTAGATCAGACATTATTCTTCTCAATGCTCTTATGTTAGTAATATCTGTcttttatggggtttttttgttgttgtttttttgcatacagtgaTAATAAATCAAGAGTATGTCTTGCATGTACTTGTGTCTTTTTTGCATCTGTAAGTGGGAGGAGTCTGTGGTTTAATCATGAGAAGAAGGAAGTCTTAAGTAACTCACTTTCCGCTTCTGGGTGACCAGAAACAAGCACAACACGCAAATAAAAGAAACCACAAGAGTCCTCGGCTCTCGTTCCTTTTGTTAATGGTCAGAAGCTGCACAGATGTTCTGCGTAAAGTAACAACACTTCTACCTGAAGGCTTTTGTAGGGttatttttctacttttttccaCCACGTGCTTCAGATGGTCAAAGTGTATTACAAAAATAGAAACATGTAGATGTAAAGGAAATATAAAGAGGCCTTGAAACTTGTaactcagccaatcagatggACGTCTCTAGTACAAAATACTTGATGCGTTccttatttgattttttttttgtaatgtgcaATGGTGCAATGAGGCCTGTTTTACTGTTCCCTCCCTGAAGTTTATTATATTTCtacatgtgaatgtgtgaatgtgaaagttttatttaagtgttttatttcttgtatAACCCAACAATTTGCCCATTTGCCCAATGCCAACTATTTAAATGGTGCTTCATTGCATTATTCTACTACTTAAACCATCTAAAAGAAAGACATttaggtggcttagtggttagcatgtttgcattgcagctccagggttgggggtttgattcctgctgcagtcctgtgtctgtgtttatatatatatacacacatatatatatatatatatatatatatatatatatatatatatatatatgataggATATTTCAATGATGAGATGCTAAATGGATTCACAcactaatataaaaataatatttttggaGTATGTTAAAGATTCAGTTTGAAGATAAAGTGTAGTTTTAATAGGCTGGGAAAGGCAATAATGCTGTTTTCTAAGTGCTGTAAAGCatttatgaatgttttaaccatttatttatctaaaatATGTGTACAGATTGCTGTGTAGGACACTGTATACTTCTTCTGTATGAAATGTCCTTTAGGTtcacatacatatatttgtaaatgtaatttaagtCGAACAAAAATGGAATACCAGTTGCATCAGCTGATGGAGAAGTCAACAGTGCACATTCTACACTGtattaactttattttacagtttttttttgtttgtttgttttttttttacacatataaAAGTAGATGCACAGTACACTTGTAATTATGtgactgtttgtgtgtgaaataaatatCACCAGATTAGCccatggagaggagaggaacgaTTAAAATTAGGACCGagtgaggaaaaagaaaacacaaggaAGGGGGAAGGAGTGTAGAGATAAAGATAGAGGTAGCAAAGACAGATGGTGGATTACGACTTAGATACAaactgtatacatacacacatagatacagtatataaaccTTACcagtagagttttttttttagactgatAGTGGTGTTCATTAAtcggatgtatttattgatagacaTGCCCTGGTTAAATGCtgttaatgtaaatattaatatttttttactgaTTTCTTCCAATGATTATATAATTGTGTTTCAATGATTTCTTCCTTGTAGACAACACCCTTGGGTGCACATACAGAGGTGTGAGGTCAGGGGGCTGAGCCTCCAAATGTCAAACCCTCAGTAACGCCCCTTGTGCTCAGTCTGACTATAAGACAGTTTGTTGAAAGTATATGCTCATGCACAGAGCTGGGGTTTAAGATGGTGATGCTGATGTGGATAACAGCGCTGCTTTTTAGTCATACAGGTGAGTGATCATGGGTTTGTAATATTATATTGCAACATGCAGGTTTTtaagaatcaaaacaaaaaccaaagcaCACCTGCTTAAATAATTACGTTTCATCGAAgtatattttactcatttaccCCTATTTCTACGTTTagtattttaaattaaagtaaTTACTAAAGTAATTTTAGAATATGcacttaaataaaaaatacattatgcACTACAAGATTTGGATTAGTGTTCCTTTTTAGTAAAATCAGTAAGTGCGCGTGCTCTTTTATTTATACGCTCTTGTATAGGTTTTCATAAGAATTACAATTAAATCATTAACATTACTTTCACAATTGAGTCACATGGCCAGTatagatatatttcttttttagttAATTAAAATCTCATTTAGCTAATTTGATGTTTTTGAAAGTACTCACACAGTATCTGATTGTAGTCCAATATAAATCAAATGGCTAAATGCATCATCACTGAAGCCAGACACAAATTTTAATGATATTCTTAAAAGTTTTGTGGTATTTCTGCATGACCTTTTTTGTTCTGTGAGGCCTAACATTAGATTTTGCACAAATGAACATCGTCAATCAGCCGAACCCAGTGATCACTGCAGCTTCTGGAGATAACGTGACTCTACATTGCCTTCGAGTAGAAGAAGGAGACACTGAAACAATCACTTGGTACAAACAAGCGGTAGGACACGAGCCTCGTGCAATGGTCACAGTTCATAAACTAGCACAGAAGCACATTTTTGAAGATCAGTTCAACTCGCCAAGGTTTTCTGTGGAGAATTTAAAAGAAAGCTGCAACTTGAAAATTACTAACGTGGAACCATCAGATGAAGCCATGTATTACTGTGGATTAAAAAAGATTATAATATTGTTTGGAAAAGGAACATTTTTATCAGTAAAAGGTGAGAATTTTCCAATAACCATCACATTCATTACTCGCtatgatgatattttttttcttagcaCTGTAATGATTACATCATAAATTATTTAACTAATTCTGTTCTTTATCATTACCTTTAATAATTCTctgtacttaaaaaaacaaacagaaaaaagagaaggagaaagagcaATATTGAATATATTACTTTCTAACCCtaaaataatattgtttttaagtGCTATAATAGTTGAATCTGTTTTTAAGTGATAGAAGGTCAATGCATAGCAGGTTTTTAAACATATGGATTATAAAACATGTATAAGTGCTCCACAGTGTGATATTGGACTACATTACTGTAGGAGAGTCAATATCACTTACGACATGTAGTTATTTGGTTGCGCTTGTGTTATTACATTATCCTTATAATGATCGGGGAAAAAAATCTTGTAAACTCACTGTGTTTGGCTTTTTGACCATATACTACTGAATCTAATATAAAGGtctaagttaaaaaaaaaaaaaaggaccaatTTAAGATATGTCTATAATTACAATGAACAGGTAAACCAGATTTAAACGTCTCAGTGTTCCAGAGCGGCGTGTCGGACTCGGTTCCTGCAGGAGCGTCAGTGACTCTGCAGTGCTCGGTTCTCTCTGAGAGCAGATCAGCAGAACTCCAAGTGCTCTGGTTCAGAGCTGCTCCACCACAATCCCATCCtcaaatcatttacactcatcACAACAGCAGCCATCAGTGTGAGAGCGGctcttctacacacacctgtgtgtacaaCTTCTCCAAGAACATCCTCAGCCTCAATGATACTGGAACTTACTACTGCGCTGTGTCCGTGTGTG
The window above is part of the Ictalurus punctatus breed USDA103 chromosome 8, Coco_2.0, whole genome shotgun sequence genome. Proteins encoded here:
- the LOC108268733 gene encoding uncharacterized protein LOC108268733; the encoded protein is MGDKDKVSLRETVKPSSLFGGAVNAITDRFREAKQQTAAFSQFLPSRVKFARASMSDGDVKVSVFQSGVSDSVPAGASVTLQCSVLSESRSAELQVLWFRAAPPQSHPQIIYTHHNSRNQCESGSSTHTCVYNFSKNILSLNDTGTYYCAVAVCGKIIFGNGTRVQLENFETDFNPVVICLGAALVMCGILISVQAVLLCKRKNYQQYTERFQRDAVINTEKMNTQDHDAVELNYAALHFNERKTKRAREHRGRSQDSVYSEVKSSSITH
- the LOC108268752 gene encoding uncharacterized protein LOC108268752 isoform X2, whose amino-acid sequence is MVMLMWITALLFSHTDFAQMNIVNQPNPVITAASGDNVTLHCLRVEEGDTETITWYKQAVGHEPRAMVTVHKLAQKHIFEDQFNSPRFSVENLKESCNLKITNVEPSDEAMYYCGLKKIIILFGKGTFLSVKGKPDLNVSVFQSGVSDSVPAGASVTLQCSVLSESRSAELQVLWFRAAPPQSHPQIIYTHHNSSHQCESGSSTHTCVYNFSKNILSLNDTGTYYCAVSVCGKIIFGNGTRVQLKESVDPVVICLAVALGVCVVVLFAHVISSKGRNCECCHVRSHHGSAVEKTLNKGRSALKVNFSALHFKERKIKPNDRVYTEVVYSSFT
- the LOC108268752 gene encoding uncharacterized protein LOC108268752 isoform X1, which produces MVMLMWITALLFSHTGLTLDFAQMNIVNQPNPVITAASGDNVTLHCLRVEEGDTETITWYKQAVGHEPRAMVTVHKLAQKHIFEDQFNSPRFSVENLKESCNLKITNVEPSDEAMYYCGLKKIIILFGKGTFLSVKGKPDLNVSVFQSGVSDSVPAGASVTLQCSVLSESRSAELQVLWFRAAPPQSHPQIIYTHHNSSHQCESGSSTHTCVYNFSKNILSLNDTGTYYCAVSVCGKIIFGNGTRVQLKESVDPVVICLAVALGVCVVVLFAHVISSKGRNCECCHVRSHHGSAVEKTLNKGRSALKVNFSALHFKERKIKPNDRVYTEVVYSSFT